One part of the Coffea eugenioides isolate CCC68of chromosome 10, Ceug_1.0, whole genome shotgun sequence genome encodes these proteins:
- the LOC113749734 gene encoding beta-galactosidase 16-like has protein sequence MDAFCRLSCFCLAVILVARAGHGAEVTYDGRSLIIDGQRKLLFSGSIHYPRSTPDMWPSLISKAKFGGLDVIESYVFWNLHEPQPGQYDFSGRLDIVRFIKEIQAQGLYACIRIGPFIESEWTYGGLPFWLHDVPGIVFRSDNEPFKFYMQNFTTKIVSLFKSEGLYAPQGGPIILQQIENEYQNVEKGFGDKGPPYVRWAAAMAVGLQTGVPWVMCKQDDAPDPVINACNGRTCGVTFVGPNSPNKPALWTENWTSLKNGSFINYYMYHGGTNFGRTASSYIITSYYDQAPLDEYGFLSQPKWGHLKDLHAAIKLCSHTILSGVTTISTLGQQQEAYIYNGESGECAALLVNNDNAKTVVVQFQNSSYELPSTSISILPDCKNVAFNTAKVTAQCNERLILPKLKFDSADQWSEFKEVVPTFEETTLRSNSLLEHMNTTKDRSDYLWYTVSVDSSETQPVLSVDSLGHVLHAFVNGAPAGSAHGTHNNPSFTLERTINLSQGLNNISLLSATVGLPDSGAYLERRALGLQRVTIEDKQGTKDLSNSSWGYQVGWLEESSAAQWSKFGASPQPLTWYKVLFDAPEGDDPLSLNLGSMGKGEAWINGQSIGRYWVSFLTADGSPSQTWYHIPRSFLQPKGNQLVLFEEESGNPLQITIGSVSRNKVCTLVSNSNLLHVNSWKNHKRNS, from the exons ATGGATGCATTTTGCAGGTTAAGCTGTTTCTGCTTAGCAGTGATTTTGGTGGCAAGGGCTGGTCATGGAGCAGAAGTCACTTATGATGGAAGATCACTGATAATTGATGGGCAAAGAAAACTTCTGTTTTCTGGTTCAATTCATTACCCTCGAAGCACCCCTGAT ATGTGGCCATCTTTAATATCAAAGGCCAAATTTGGTGGACTGGATGTGATTGAATCCTATGTGTTTTGGAACCTTCATGAGCCCCAACCTGGACAG TATGATTTCAGTGGGAGACTTGATATAGTGAGATTCATCAAGGAAATTCAAGCTCAAGGTCTCTATGCATGCATTCGGATTGGACCCTTCATTGAGAGTGAATGGACATATGG AGGTCTTCCATTTTGGTTGCATGATGTTCCAGGAATCGTTTTTCGATCTGATAATGAGCCCTTTAAG TTTTATATGCAAAACTTCACAACCAAAATTGTCAGCTTGTTCAAATCAGAAGGACTATATGCTCCACAAGGAGGGCCTATCATTCTTCAACAG ATTGAGAACGAGTACCAAAATGTGGAGAAAGGTTTTGGTGACAAAGGTCCCCCTTATGTTCGATGGGCAGCAGCCATGGCCGTGGGACTTCAAACTGGTGTCCCATGGGTAATGTGCAAGCAAGATGATGCTCCCGATCCCGTG ATAAATGCGTGTAATGGAAGGACATGTGGAGTGACATTCGTAGGGCCTAATTCGCCTAACAAACCAGCACTCTGGACAGAGAACTGGACAAGTTT GAAGAACGGAAGCTTTATAAACTACTACATG TATCATGGAGGCACCAATTTTGGCAGGACAGCGTCATCATACATAATCACAAGTTATTATGATCAAGCTCCTCTTGATGAATATG GTTTTCTAAGCCAACCAAAATGGGGTCATCTCAAGGATTTACATGCAGCGATAAAGCTATGCTCACATACAATACTCTCAGGAGTAACAACTATATCAACATTGGGTCAGCAGCAGGAA GCCTACATATACAATGGAGAATCAGGAGAATGTGCAGCTTTACTTGTGAACAATGACAATGCAAAAACAGTGGTGGTGCAATTTCAGAATTCTTCTTATGAACTACCTTCAACATCAATCAGCATTTTACCCGATTGCAAGAATGTAGCCTTCAATACCGCCAAG GTAACCGCTCAATGTAACGAGAGATTGATTTTaccaaaattgaagtttgacTCAGCCGACCAATGGAGTGAATTCAAAGAAGTTGTTCCCACATTTGAAGAGACCACACTGAGGTCAAACTCATTGTTAGAGCACATGAATACTACAAAGGACAGATCCGATTACCTCTGGTATACTGTCAG TGTTGATTCATCAGAAACTCAGCCAGTACTCAGTGTAGACTCTTTGGGACATGTTTTACATGCATTTGTAAATGGAGCACCTGCAG GTTCTGCACATGGAACTCATAATAATCCATCTTTTACACTAGAAAGAACTATCAATTTAAGTCAAGGGTTGAACAATATCTCCTTACTCAGTGCAACAGTTGGATTACCG GATTCAGGGGCATATCTTGAGCGCAGGGCTCTCGGATTGCAGAGAGTTACTATAGAAGACAAACAAGGGACCAAGGACCTTAGCAATTCTTCCTGGGGATATCAG GTGGGATGGCTGGAAGAATCAAGTGCAGCTCAGTGGAGCAAATTTGGTGCTTCTCCTCAACCACTAACATGGTACAAG GTTCTGTTTGATGCTCCTGAGGGTGATGATCCCTTATCATTAAATCTTGGCTCCATGGGGAAAGGTGAAGCATGGATCAATGGGCAGAGTATAGGTAGATACTGGGTCTCATTCCTCACAGCTGATGGCTCTCCCTCACAGACCTG GTACCATATACCAAGATCCTTTCTTCAACCCAAAGGCAACCAGTTGGTCTTGTTTGAAGAAGAATCTGGGAACCCGCTTCAAATTACAATTGGCTCTGTGTCAAGGAATAAAGTATGCACACTGGTATCAAATTCGAATTTGCTGCATGTAAATTCATGGAAGAATCATAAAAGAAACTCATGA